One stretch of Paroedura picta isolate Pp20150507F chromosome 13, Ppicta_v3.0, whole genome shotgun sequence DNA includes these proteins:
- the FOXN4 gene encoding forkhead box protein N4 isoform X2 has protein sequence MLQAGQLRRGKFKNGRLRRERRRSRRRRPGPPARLLASGPPQLSEEDVPSDLQSLSWLTSVDVPRLQQRASERMDYGTAAQSALLLQEAGSVPANMVPSGPPSALLHLQASLPQGMLGLNTVSSHGANMGPYAAAAGQPSPSLRPPHPPLFTPPSSCSAPQVFAIAHNPAQCSAAPLFSTSYGAQPLYSQPRIAPHAAHELHAKHYPKPIYSYSCLIAMALKNSKAGSLPVSEIYSFMKEHFPYFKTAPDGWKNSVRHNLSLNKCFEKVENTLSSTSRKGCLWALNPAKIDKMEEEMQKWKRKDLAAIHRSMANPEELDKLITDRPESCRRLSKAAEAEVSALSHAAAAHGRMGQLQPQPVMTLSLQAVPLHHQIQTQACLTPDSPAPAQTPPLHALHSISQSPLPQHLVSRAPDFLSVATDMSTEVDALDPSIMDFALQGNFWDEMKDDSFSLETWGAFSNSPLALADCDMIPSGLNPVSGGGSNDRSFADLQVTGLYTTYTALDTVSSPQYISSQGNKPIALL, from the exons ATGCTCCAGGCTGGACAGCTCCGGAGAGGGAAATTTAAAAACGGCCGCCTGCGCAGGGAGCGAagaaggagccgccgccgccgccccggacCGCCCGCCAG ACTCTTGGCCTCTGGCCCCCCCCAGCTGAGCGAAGAGGACGTGCCCAGCGACCTGCAGTCCCTGTCATGGCTGACCTCCGTCGACGTCCCACGGCTGCAGCAGAGGGCCAGTGAGAGGATGGACTATGGCACGGCCGCCCAAAGTGCGCTGCTGCTGCAAGAGGCCG GTTCCGTGCCAGCAAACATGGTCCCCTCTGGACCCCCCAGCGCTCTGCTCCACCTCCAGGCCAGCCTGCCCCAAGGAATGCTGGGACTGAACACCGTTTCCTCCCACGGAGCGAAC ATGGGTCCGTATGCAGCAGCTGCCGGGCAGCCGTCTCCCAGCCTGCGGCCTCCGCACCCCCCGCTCTTCACGCCGCCTTCATCCTGCAGTGCTCCACAGGTGTTTGCCATCGCGCACAATCCGGCCCAG TGCTCCGCAGCCCCCCTCTTCAGCACGTCCTACGGAGCGCAGCCTCTGTACTCGCAGCCCCGCATCGCTCCCCACGCCGCCCACGAGCTGCACGCCAAGCACTACCCAAAGCCCATCTACTCCTACAG CTGCCTGATCGCCATGGCTCTGAAGAACAGCAAGGCCGGCAGCCTGCCAGTCAGCGAGATCTACAGCTTCATGAAGGAGCATTTCCCCTACTTCAAG ACGGCCCCCGACGGCTGGAAGAATTCCGTCCGCCACAATCTGTCTCTGAACAAATGCTTCGAAAAGGTGGAGAACACGCTGAGCAGCACGTCCCGCAAGGGCTGCCTGTGGGCCCTCAACCCGGCCAAGATCGACAAGATGGAGGAAGAAATGCAGAAGTGGAAGCGGAAAGACCTGGCCGCTATTCACCGGAGCATGGCAAACCCAG AAGAACTGGACAAACTCATCACGGACCGGCCAGAGAGCTGCCGGAGGCTGAGCAAGGCAGCAGAGGCAGAAGTCTCCGCATTGAGCCACGCGGCAGCGGCCCACGGTCGTATGGGGCAGCTGCAACCCCAGCCAGTCATGACGCTGTCCCTGCAGGCTGTCCCCCTGCACCATCAGATTCAGACCCAGGCGTGCCTGACTCCCGATTCACCCGCTCCCGCGCAGACCCCCCCTCTCCACGCCCTGCACAGCATCAGCCAGAGCCCCCTCCCGCAGCACCTGGTGAGCCGCGCACCTGATTTCCTCAGCGTGGCGACTGACATGAGCACAGAGGTCGATGCTCTGGATCCGAGCATCATGGATTTTGCACTCCAAG GTAATTTCTGGGACGAGATGAAGGATGACAGCTTCAGCCTGGAGACCTGGGGAGCCTTCAGCAACTCCCCCCTGGCGCTTGCAGACTGCGACATGATCCCCTCCGGCCTCAACCCTGTTTCCGGTGGCGGCAGCAATGACCGTTCCTTCGCAGACTTGCAGGTGACCGGTCTCTACACGACCTACACGGCTCTGGACACCGTCTCGTCACCCCAGTACATCAGCTCCCAAGGGAATAAGCCAATCGCCTTGCTCTGA
- the FOXN4 gene encoding forkhead box protein N4 isoform X1, which produces MLQAGQLRRGKFKNGRLRRERRRSRRRRPGPPARLLASGPPQLSEEDVPSDLQSLSWLTSVDVPRLQQRASERMDYGTAAQSALLLQEAAGSVPANMVPSGPPSALLHLQASLPQGMLGLNTVSSHGANMGPYAAAAGQPSPSLRPPHPPLFTPPSSCSAPQVFAIAHNPAQCSAAPLFSTSYGAQPLYSQPRIAPHAAHELHAKHYPKPIYSYSCLIAMALKNSKAGSLPVSEIYSFMKEHFPYFKTAPDGWKNSVRHNLSLNKCFEKVENTLSSTSRKGCLWALNPAKIDKMEEEMQKWKRKDLAAIHRSMANPEELDKLITDRPESCRRLSKAAEAEVSALSHAAAAHGRMGQLQPQPVMTLSLQAVPLHHQIQTQACLTPDSPAPAQTPPLHALHSISQSPLPQHLVSRAPDFLSVATDMSTEVDALDPSIMDFALQGNFWDEMKDDSFSLETWGAFSNSPLALADCDMIPSGLNPVSGGGSNDRSFADLQVTGLYTTYTALDTVSSPQYISSQGNKPIALL; this is translated from the exons ATGCTCCAGGCTGGACAGCTCCGGAGAGGGAAATTTAAAAACGGCCGCCTGCGCAGGGAGCGAagaaggagccgccgccgccgccccggacCGCCCGCCAG ACTCTTGGCCTCTGGCCCCCCCCAGCTGAGCGAAGAGGACGTGCCCAGCGACCTGCAGTCCCTGTCATGGCTGACCTCCGTCGACGTCCCACGGCTGCAGCAGAGGGCCAGTGAGAGGATGGACTATGGCACGGCCGCCCAAAGTGCGCTGCTGCTGCAAGAGGCCG CAGGTTCCGTGCCAGCAAACATGGTCCCCTCTGGACCCCCCAGCGCTCTGCTCCACCTCCAGGCCAGCCTGCCCCAAGGAATGCTGGGACTGAACACCGTTTCCTCCCACGGAGCGAAC ATGGGTCCGTATGCAGCAGCTGCCGGGCAGCCGTCTCCCAGCCTGCGGCCTCCGCACCCCCCGCTCTTCACGCCGCCTTCATCCTGCAGTGCTCCACAGGTGTTTGCCATCGCGCACAATCCGGCCCAG TGCTCCGCAGCCCCCCTCTTCAGCACGTCCTACGGAGCGCAGCCTCTGTACTCGCAGCCCCGCATCGCTCCCCACGCCGCCCACGAGCTGCACGCCAAGCACTACCCAAAGCCCATCTACTCCTACAG CTGCCTGATCGCCATGGCTCTGAAGAACAGCAAGGCCGGCAGCCTGCCAGTCAGCGAGATCTACAGCTTCATGAAGGAGCATTTCCCCTACTTCAAG ACGGCCCCCGACGGCTGGAAGAATTCCGTCCGCCACAATCTGTCTCTGAACAAATGCTTCGAAAAGGTGGAGAACACGCTGAGCAGCACGTCCCGCAAGGGCTGCCTGTGGGCCCTCAACCCGGCCAAGATCGACAAGATGGAGGAAGAAATGCAGAAGTGGAAGCGGAAAGACCTGGCCGCTATTCACCGGAGCATGGCAAACCCAG AAGAACTGGACAAACTCATCACGGACCGGCCAGAGAGCTGCCGGAGGCTGAGCAAGGCAGCAGAGGCAGAAGTCTCCGCATTGAGCCACGCGGCAGCGGCCCACGGTCGTATGGGGCAGCTGCAACCCCAGCCAGTCATGACGCTGTCCCTGCAGGCTGTCCCCCTGCACCATCAGATTCAGACCCAGGCGTGCCTGACTCCCGATTCACCCGCTCCCGCGCAGACCCCCCCTCTCCACGCCCTGCACAGCATCAGCCAGAGCCCCCTCCCGCAGCACCTGGTGAGCCGCGCACCTGATTTCCTCAGCGTGGCGACTGACATGAGCACAGAGGTCGATGCTCTGGATCCGAGCATCATGGATTTTGCACTCCAAG GTAATTTCTGGGACGAGATGAAGGATGACAGCTTCAGCCTGGAGACCTGGGGAGCCTTCAGCAACTCCCCCCTGGCGCTTGCAGACTGCGACATGATCCCCTCCGGCCTCAACCCTGTTTCCGGTGGCGGCAGCAATGACCGTTCCTTCGCAGACTTGCAGGTGACCGGTCTCTACACGACCTACACGGCTCTGGACACCGTCTCGTCACCCCAGTACATCAGCTCCCAAGGGAATAAGCCAATCGCCTTGCTCTGA
- the FOXN4 gene encoding forkhead box protein N4 isoform X3, which yields MIDSELPSATAGLLRSSGHGRRPPPQEFRLLASGPPQLSEEDVPSDLQSLSWLTSVDVPRLQQRASERMDYGTAAQSALLLQEAAGSVPANMVPSGPPSALLHLQASLPQGMLGLNTVSSHGANMGPYAAAAGQPSPSLRPPHPPLFTPPSSCSAPQVFAIAHNPAQCSAAPLFSTSYGAQPLYSQPRIAPHAAHELHAKHYPKPIYSYSCLIAMALKNSKAGSLPVSEIYSFMKEHFPYFKTAPDGWKNSVRHNLSLNKCFEKVENTLSSTSRKGCLWALNPAKIDKMEEEMQKWKRKDLAAIHRSMANPEELDKLITDRPESCRRLSKAAEAEVSALSHAAAAHGRMGQLQPQPVMTLSLQAVPLHHQIQTQACLTPDSPAPAQTPPLHALHSISQSPLPQHLVSRAPDFLSVATDMSTEVDALDPSIMDFALQGNFWDEMKDDSFSLETWGAFSNSPLALADCDMIPSGLNPVSGGGSNDRSFADLQVTGLYTTYTALDTVSSPQYISSQGNKPIALL from the exons ATGATCGACAGCGAGCTGCCCTCGGCCACGGCGGGCCTGCTCAGGAGCTCGGGGCACGGGCGCCGCCCCCCGCCGCAGGAGTTCAG ACTCTTGGCCTCTGGCCCCCCCCAGCTGAGCGAAGAGGACGTGCCCAGCGACCTGCAGTCCCTGTCATGGCTGACCTCCGTCGACGTCCCACGGCTGCAGCAGAGGGCCAGTGAGAGGATGGACTATGGCACGGCCGCCCAAAGTGCGCTGCTGCTGCAAGAGGCCG CAGGTTCCGTGCCAGCAAACATGGTCCCCTCTGGACCCCCCAGCGCTCTGCTCCACCTCCAGGCCAGCCTGCCCCAAGGAATGCTGGGACTGAACACCGTTTCCTCCCACGGAGCGAAC ATGGGTCCGTATGCAGCAGCTGCCGGGCAGCCGTCTCCCAGCCTGCGGCCTCCGCACCCCCCGCTCTTCACGCCGCCTTCATCCTGCAGTGCTCCACAGGTGTTTGCCATCGCGCACAATCCGGCCCAG TGCTCCGCAGCCCCCCTCTTCAGCACGTCCTACGGAGCGCAGCCTCTGTACTCGCAGCCCCGCATCGCTCCCCACGCCGCCCACGAGCTGCACGCCAAGCACTACCCAAAGCCCATCTACTCCTACAG CTGCCTGATCGCCATGGCTCTGAAGAACAGCAAGGCCGGCAGCCTGCCAGTCAGCGAGATCTACAGCTTCATGAAGGAGCATTTCCCCTACTTCAAG ACGGCCCCCGACGGCTGGAAGAATTCCGTCCGCCACAATCTGTCTCTGAACAAATGCTTCGAAAAGGTGGAGAACACGCTGAGCAGCACGTCCCGCAAGGGCTGCCTGTGGGCCCTCAACCCGGCCAAGATCGACAAGATGGAGGAAGAAATGCAGAAGTGGAAGCGGAAAGACCTGGCCGCTATTCACCGGAGCATGGCAAACCCAG AAGAACTGGACAAACTCATCACGGACCGGCCAGAGAGCTGCCGGAGGCTGAGCAAGGCAGCAGAGGCAGAAGTCTCCGCATTGAGCCACGCGGCAGCGGCCCACGGTCGTATGGGGCAGCTGCAACCCCAGCCAGTCATGACGCTGTCCCTGCAGGCTGTCCCCCTGCACCATCAGATTCAGACCCAGGCGTGCCTGACTCCCGATTCACCCGCTCCCGCGCAGACCCCCCCTCTCCACGCCCTGCACAGCATCAGCCAGAGCCCCCTCCCGCAGCACCTGGTGAGCCGCGCACCTGATTTCCTCAGCGTGGCGACTGACATGAGCACAGAGGTCGATGCTCTGGATCCGAGCATCATGGATTTTGCACTCCAAG GTAATTTCTGGGACGAGATGAAGGATGACAGCTTCAGCCTGGAGACCTGGGGAGCCTTCAGCAACTCCCCCCTGGCGCTTGCAGACTGCGACATGATCCCCTCCGGCCTCAACCCTGTTTCCGGTGGCGGCAGCAATGACCGTTCCTTCGCAGACTTGCAGGTGACCGGTCTCTACACGACCTACACGGCTCTGGACACCGTCTCGTCACCCCAGTACATCAGCTCCCAAGGGAATAAGCCAATCGCCTTGCTCTGA
- the FOXN4 gene encoding forkhead box protein N4 isoform X4 has translation MIDSELPSATAGLLRSSGHGRRPPPQEFRLLASGPPQLSEEDVPSDLQSLSWLTSVDVPRLQQRASERMDYGTAAQSALLLQEAGSVPANMVPSGPPSALLHLQASLPQGMLGLNTVSSHGANMGPYAAAAGQPSPSLRPPHPPLFTPPSSCSAPQVFAIAHNPAQCSAAPLFSTSYGAQPLYSQPRIAPHAAHELHAKHYPKPIYSYSCLIAMALKNSKAGSLPVSEIYSFMKEHFPYFKTAPDGWKNSVRHNLSLNKCFEKVENTLSSTSRKGCLWALNPAKIDKMEEEMQKWKRKDLAAIHRSMANPEELDKLITDRPESCRRLSKAAEAEVSALSHAAAAHGRMGQLQPQPVMTLSLQAVPLHHQIQTQACLTPDSPAPAQTPPLHALHSISQSPLPQHLVSRAPDFLSVATDMSTEVDALDPSIMDFALQGNFWDEMKDDSFSLETWGAFSNSPLALADCDMIPSGLNPVSGGGSNDRSFADLQVTGLYTTYTALDTVSSPQYISSQGNKPIALL, from the exons ATGATCGACAGCGAGCTGCCCTCGGCCACGGCGGGCCTGCTCAGGAGCTCGGGGCACGGGCGCCGCCCCCCGCCGCAGGAGTTCAG ACTCTTGGCCTCTGGCCCCCCCCAGCTGAGCGAAGAGGACGTGCCCAGCGACCTGCAGTCCCTGTCATGGCTGACCTCCGTCGACGTCCCACGGCTGCAGCAGAGGGCCAGTGAGAGGATGGACTATGGCACGGCCGCCCAAAGTGCGCTGCTGCTGCAAGAGGCCG GTTCCGTGCCAGCAAACATGGTCCCCTCTGGACCCCCCAGCGCTCTGCTCCACCTCCAGGCCAGCCTGCCCCAAGGAATGCTGGGACTGAACACCGTTTCCTCCCACGGAGCGAAC ATGGGTCCGTATGCAGCAGCTGCCGGGCAGCCGTCTCCCAGCCTGCGGCCTCCGCACCCCCCGCTCTTCACGCCGCCTTCATCCTGCAGTGCTCCACAGGTGTTTGCCATCGCGCACAATCCGGCCCAG TGCTCCGCAGCCCCCCTCTTCAGCACGTCCTACGGAGCGCAGCCTCTGTACTCGCAGCCCCGCATCGCTCCCCACGCCGCCCACGAGCTGCACGCCAAGCACTACCCAAAGCCCATCTACTCCTACAG CTGCCTGATCGCCATGGCTCTGAAGAACAGCAAGGCCGGCAGCCTGCCAGTCAGCGAGATCTACAGCTTCATGAAGGAGCATTTCCCCTACTTCAAG ACGGCCCCCGACGGCTGGAAGAATTCCGTCCGCCACAATCTGTCTCTGAACAAATGCTTCGAAAAGGTGGAGAACACGCTGAGCAGCACGTCCCGCAAGGGCTGCCTGTGGGCCCTCAACCCGGCCAAGATCGACAAGATGGAGGAAGAAATGCAGAAGTGGAAGCGGAAAGACCTGGCCGCTATTCACCGGAGCATGGCAAACCCAG AAGAACTGGACAAACTCATCACGGACCGGCCAGAGAGCTGCCGGAGGCTGAGCAAGGCAGCAGAGGCAGAAGTCTCCGCATTGAGCCACGCGGCAGCGGCCCACGGTCGTATGGGGCAGCTGCAACCCCAGCCAGTCATGACGCTGTCCCTGCAGGCTGTCCCCCTGCACCATCAGATTCAGACCCAGGCGTGCCTGACTCCCGATTCACCCGCTCCCGCGCAGACCCCCCCTCTCCACGCCCTGCACAGCATCAGCCAGAGCCCCCTCCCGCAGCACCTGGTGAGCCGCGCACCTGATTTCCTCAGCGTGGCGACTGACATGAGCACAGAGGTCGATGCTCTGGATCCGAGCATCATGGATTTTGCACTCCAAG GTAATTTCTGGGACGAGATGAAGGATGACAGCTTCAGCCTGGAGACCTGGGGAGCCTTCAGCAACTCCCCCCTGGCGCTTGCAGACTGCGACATGATCCCCTCCGGCCTCAACCCTGTTTCCGGTGGCGGCAGCAATGACCGTTCCTTCGCAGACTTGCAGGTGACCGGTCTCTACACGACCTACACGGCTCTGGACACCGTCTCGTCACCCCAGTACATCAGCTCCCAAGGGAATAAGCCAATCGCCTTGCTCTGA